The following proteins are encoded in a genomic region of Phycisphaera sp.:
- the tilS gene encoding tRNA lysidine(34) synthetase TilS yields MSGDCATAQRRIVRSWRALTGGSAVRDDARPTLLAVSGGADSSALAIALADKPGVEAIGHVVHDLRPPEQAEADRELVEQLGQMLSLPVHVERVHVPKGNAEGNARTVRYEALAAMAQATGCRYVATGHHADDVLETMLANLIRGAGPRGLRGPAPRRQLSDAVTLVRPMLHTTRTQAEAICQAHDWSWARDATNADPGTTDSPLRAALRARVLPVLEDLRPGAATRAARAADAIREASRVVEQSTDAQWATVVAVRGSGLEFDRAALAACPHAVREGLLRRAIAYFGHEGHDRLSAITARSLAGWMVAGRGSRTAAGLRFEHTHDGVGVSRA; encoded by the coding sequence GTGTCCGGAGATTGCGCAACAGCCCAACGCCGCATCGTCCGATCGTGGCGAGCCCTCACCGGTGGCTCGGCCGTGCGCGACGATGCCCGCCCCACGCTGCTGGCGGTCTCGGGTGGTGCCGACTCATCGGCGCTCGCGATCGCGCTCGCGGATAAGCCCGGCGTCGAGGCCATCGGCCACGTCGTCCACGACCTGCGGCCGCCCGAGCAAGCAGAGGCGGATCGTGAGCTCGTCGAGCAACTCGGCCAGATGCTCTCGCTGCCGGTCCACGTCGAGCGCGTCCACGTGCCGAAGGGCAACGCCGAGGGCAACGCCCGAACTGTCCGATACGAAGCGCTCGCCGCAATGGCCCAAGCCACCGGATGCCGGTACGTCGCCACAGGGCACCACGCCGACGACGTGCTCGAAACGATGCTGGCCAATCTCATCCGCGGCGCTGGGCCACGAGGGCTGCGAGGCCCGGCCCCCCGACGCCAGCTGAGCGATGCGGTCACGCTCGTGCGCCCCATGCTGCACACAACACGCACCCAGGCCGAAGCGATCTGCCAGGCCCACGACTGGTCGTGGGCACGGGATGCGACCAACGCGGACCCGGGCACAACCGACTCGCCCCTCCGCGCCGCCCTCCGCGCCCGCGTGCTACCGGTCCTCGAGGATCTCCGACCCGGCGCAGCCACGCGTGCGGCGCGGGCAGCCGATGCTATCCGTGAGGCCTCTCGCGTCGTCGAGCAATCCACGGATGCTCAGTGGGCAACGGTGGTGGCCGTGCGCGGGAGCGGTCTGGAGTTCGATCGGGCCGCCCTCGCCGCGTGCCCGCACGCGGTTCGCGAGGGCCTGCTGCGTCGCGCCATCGCCTACTTCGGCCATGAGGGCCACGATCGCCTCTCGGCGATCACGGCTCGCTCGCTCGCGGGCTGGATGGTCGCCGGCCGGGGCTCACGAACGGCTGCGGGCCTGCGCTTCGAGCATACCCATGATGGCGTCGGCGTGTCGCGGGCCTGA
- a CDS encoding sulfotransferase, protein MSEPIAFLTGCGRSGTSILGTMIGASPDVRYLNDFFPIWIEPFPQCDAWGLREGTRRRDNCIELTEDDLTDEGQEQFWEITRQQRQSKPLLVEKVALNNFRLRFLATLAPEAKMINIVRHGVEVARSIAKRVEVGQWYGEGDRKWHLLEDLARGRGLDNELALCTNHVARGLLEWRMSVEVAGEHIEAIGDDRVLQVRYEDLIADAPLVATRIADHLELSSGSAAMRAWAQGRIERKNPTSTDLPPPPEAEAIAGDALRSMGYNPSGGMLRRPTVAP, encoded by the coding sequence GTGAGCGAGCCCATCGCATTCCTGACCGGCTGCGGCCGGTCGGGTACGAGCATCCTGGGCACCATGATCGGGGCCAGCCCGGATGTACGGTACCTGAACGACTTCTTCCCGATCTGGATCGAGCCCTTCCCGCAGTGCGACGCCTGGGGCCTGCGTGAAGGCACGCGCCGCCGGGACAACTGCATCGAGCTCACCGAGGACGACCTGACCGACGAGGGACAGGAACAGTTCTGGGAGATCACCCGCCAGCAACGCCAGAGCAAGCCCCTTCTCGTAGAGAAGGTCGCCCTCAACAACTTCCGCCTCCGCTTCCTAGCGACCCTGGCACCCGAAGCGAAGATGATCAACATCGTCCGCCACGGCGTCGAGGTCGCCCGCTCCATCGCCAAACGCGTCGAGGTCGGCCAGTGGTACGGCGAGGGCGACCGCAAATGGCACCTGCTCGAGGACCTCGCGCGCGGCCGCGGCCTCGACAACGAGCTGGCACTCTGCACCAACCATGTCGCCCGTGGCTTGCTCGAGTGGCGCATGAGCGTCGAGGTCGCCGGCGAGCACATCGAGGCCATCGGCGACGATCGCGTGCTCCAGGTGCGCTACGAGGACCTCATCGCCGACGCACCGCTCGTGGCAACCCGCATCGCCGATCATCTCGAGCTTTCCAGCGGCAGCGCCGCCATGCGAGCCTGGGCCCAGGGCCGCATCGAACGCAAGAATCCCACGTCGACCGACCTGCCGCCGCCGCCCGAAGCCGAGGCCATCGCTGGCGATGCCCTGCGTTCGATGGGCTACAACCCGTCCGGCGGCATGCTCCGGCGTCCTACCGTCGCCCCATGA
- a CDS encoding Xaa-Pro peptidase family protein, whose amino-acid sequence MAKKPPAAPAQPYTPIATAEIKKRRQKVAKLLKDRAAVVFAGEHSASLRGDWEPSVEFLYLTGITDEPGAALLLDPSHPNPRRREVLMFRTRDPEDEAWHGIREGLSPELRDRLSVGTVFRTSRLNWLVTEAASRTGKLATLHEPRPAPAGINQDLATFRKAAERVPGVSIESMWQPFYQLIAAKSPAERKLIQGAVDATMAGVRAAAQEIKPGANEGTVIRTLVATFADNGGDGNAFNPIAGSGVNATVLHYGANNRTMEDGDMLVLDSGTKMGGYCADITRTFPVNGTFSSTQADAYELVLKAMKASIKACKPGTWMHDVDMAAREIIDKAGYGHAFYHGIGHHMGISVHDVDPKTPLGKDSIVTIEPGLYLPDENIGIRIEDDIHVTSDGPKNMSAKLPLDRKGVEAMMKDS is encoded by the coding sequence ATGGCTAAGAAACCACCCGCCGCTCCCGCTCAGCCCTACACGCCCATCGCCACCGCCGAGATCAAGAAGCGCCGCCAGAAGGTCGCCAAGCTGCTGAAGGATCGCGCCGCCGTGGTCTTCGCCGGCGAGCACTCGGCCTCGCTCCGCGGCGACTGGGAGCCGAGCGTCGAGTTCCTCTACCTCACCGGCATCACCGACGAGCCCGGGGCCGCCCTGCTGCTCGACCCCAGCCACCCCAACCCGCGCCGCCGCGAGGTGCTCATGTTCCGCACCCGTGACCCCGAGGACGAGGCCTGGCACGGCATCCGCGAGGGGCTGAGCCCCGAGCTGCGCGATCGCCTGAGCGTGGGCACCGTGTTTCGCACGAGCCGCCTGAATTGGCTCGTCACCGAGGCCGCCAGCCGCACGGGCAAGCTCGCCACCCTGCACGAGCCCCGCCCCGCGCCGGCGGGCATCAACCAGGATCTGGCCACCTTCCGCAAGGCCGCCGAGCGGGTGCCGGGAGTGTCGATCGAATCGATGTGGCAGCCGTTCTACCAGCTCATCGCCGCCAAGAGCCCCGCCGAACGGAAGCTCATCCAGGGCGCCGTCGACGCCACGATGGCCGGTGTTCGCGCCGCGGCCCAAGAGATCAAGCCCGGTGCCAACGAGGGCACCGTCATCCGCACGCTCGTCGCGACGTTCGCCGACAACGGCGGCGACGGCAACGCCTTCAACCCCATCGCCGGGTCGGGCGTCAACGCCACCGTGCTGCACTACGGCGCCAACAACCGCACCATGGAAGACGGCGACATGCTCGTGCTCGACAGCGGCACGAAAATGGGTGGTTACTGCGCCGACATCACCCGTACCTTCCCGGTCAACGGCACCTTCAGCAGCACCCAGGCCGACGCGTACGAGCTGGTGCTCAAGGCCATGAAGGCGTCGATCAAGGCGTGCAAACCCGGCACCTGGATGCACGACGTCGACATGGCAGCTCGCGAGATCATCGACAAGGCCGGCTACGGCCACGCCTTCTACCACGGCATCGGCCACCACATGGGCATCTCGGTCCACGACGTCGACCCCAAGACCCCGCTGGGCAAGGACTCGATCGTTACCATCGAGCCCGGCCTCTACCTGCCCGACGAGAACATCGGCATCCGCATCGAGGACGACATCCACGTCACCAGCGACGGCCCCAAGAACATGAGCGCCAAGCTTCCGCTCGATCGCAAGGGCGTGGAAGCGATGATGAAGGACAGTTAG
- a CDS encoding glycosyltransferase family 4 protein gives MLLISREYPPFVGGGIGTYTVRMARALAAQGHQPTVVTVGDTDSPTIEQADGVRVVRLPFLAYVELEPDWAGPRPSILASPSGPACHAAFWAFHRESVLAMQLREHLPWLLDTFRPTAIEAPDTGALLWFVLNERRLGRGPLAELGKQGPPVIVHLHSPTAWIEKLQGGPQPGRAMAELRSMERDVLRWADGVACPSRALADWTREWEPSIAGKVRVTPYPLGKTVDLESPHPSEPAALFVGRMERRKGFDTLAEALGMLDNRAPSLRVAGRDTFDWISNEQFGAAALARHLDPTTRKVELLGELEPDALAQQRRHCSIAIVPSPNDNYPNTCMEAMSAGQITIAARAGGMAEMVEDGASGLLFTPNDTKDLARAIEHASTMTGEQRTIMSRAARQRIAMICDDATVVAQRLDHAGSIVPTLPTPDPEREVAVLAFPGISDELRDILTAVLRANRAFDAVAPWFARTGPDGREVLPFSTPSAEHPELLVEHPGPIAIDARRWRQLEAKGVGLDATSVLRALVEQGAEVAALPEVIAGPTGDDNLARPGIPTPQRLTDAERALAMLAAADDRARQAERDLEQAHAERAELHTSRAYKLAQKLSNLRRRLLG, from the coding sequence GTGCTGCTGATCTCACGCGAATACCCACCATTCGTCGGCGGCGGCATCGGCACATACACCGTCCGCATGGCCCGGGCCCTGGCCGCTCAGGGCCACCAGCCCACAGTCGTCACGGTCGGTGACACCGATTCGCCAACCATCGAGCAAGCCGACGGCGTCCGCGTCGTCCGCCTGCCCTTCCTGGCTTATGTTGAACTCGAGCCAGACTGGGCCGGTCCGCGTCCGAGCATCCTGGCATCCCCATCAGGCCCGGCCTGCCATGCCGCGTTCTGGGCTTTCCACCGCGAGAGCGTGCTGGCGATGCAGCTCCGCGAGCATCTGCCGTGGCTGCTCGACACGTTCCGCCCCACCGCCATCGAAGCCCCCGACACCGGCGCTTTGCTCTGGTTCGTCCTCAACGAGCGCCGCCTGGGGCGCGGCCCGCTTGCCGAGCTCGGTAAGCAAGGCCCGCCCGTCATCGTGCATTTGCATTCGCCGACCGCCTGGATCGAGAAACTCCAGGGCGGCCCCCAGCCCGGACGGGCGATGGCCGAGCTGCGATCCATGGAGCGCGACGTGTTGCGCTGGGCCGACGGCGTCGCCTGCCCGAGCCGGGCACTGGCCGACTGGACGCGGGAGTGGGAACCATCGATCGCCGGCAAGGTGCGTGTGACGCCCTACCCACTGGGCAAAACCGTCGACCTGGAGTCGCCACACCCATCCGAACCTGCCGCACTCTTTGTCGGTCGCATGGAACGCCGCAAGGGCTTCGACACGCTCGCCGAGGCCTTGGGCATGCTCGATAATCGAGCACCGAGCCTGCGTGTCGCCGGACGAGACACGTTCGATTGGATCTCGAACGAGCAATTCGGTGCGGCCGCGCTCGCCAGGCATCTCGACCCTACAACACGCAAGGTGGAGTTGCTGGGCGAACTCGAGCCGGACGCCCTTGCCCAGCAGCGTCGCCACTGCTCCATCGCAATCGTTCCCAGCCCGAACGACAACTACCCGAACACCTGCATGGAAGCGATGTCCGCCGGCCAGATCACCATCGCCGCGCGCGCCGGGGGCATGGCCGAGATGGTCGAAGATGGCGCGAGCGGCCTGCTGTTCACGCCGAACGACACCAAGGATCTCGCCCGCGCGATCGAGCACGCTTCCACCATGACGGGTGAGCAACGCACGATCATGAGCCGCGCCGCCCGCCAGCGCATCGCCATGATCTGTGACGACGCCACTGTCGTTGCCCAACGCCTCGACCACGCCGGCTCGATCGTGCCCACGCTGCCGACACCAGATCCAGAACGCGAGGTCGCCGTCCTGGCCTTCCCGGGCATCTCCGATGAGCTCCGGGATATCCTCACCGCCGTGTTGCGCGCCAATCGAGCGTTCGACGCCGTCGCCCCCTGGTTCGCGCGCACCGGGCCGGACGGCCGCGAGGTGCTCCCCTTCTCCACGCCGTCGGCCGAGCACCCCGAATTGCTGGTCGAACACCCCGGCCCCATCGCGATCGATGCCCGGCGATGGCGTCAACTCGAGGCCAAGGGGGTTGGCCTTGATGCCACCAGCGTGCTGCGAGCCTTGGTCGAGCAGGGGGCCGAGGTCGCCGCGCTGCCCGAGGTCATCGCGGGACCGACCGGCGACGACAACCTCGCCCGCCCCGGCATCCCCACGCCACAGCGACTCACCGACGCCGAGCGGGCCCTGGCCATGCTCGCCGCCGCAGACGATCGGGCGAGGCAGGCCGAACGCGACCTCGAGCAGGCCCACGCCGAGCGGGCCGAGTTGCACACCAGCCGGGCCTATAAGCTCGCACAGAAGTTGTCCAACCTGCGCCGCCGCCTGCTCGGCTAG
- a CDS encoding ABC transporter ATP-binding protein has product MQDSTLTRTTESVPDDNWAVRCDGIGKRFKLYNNPWHRIAEWSTLNRLNLHRDFWAVRDVSFGLRKGECLGVVGRNGSGKSTLLKMVTGVSIPTEGTATLSGRVLSLIELGAGLNKDLTGRQNVHNMARLLNFPPGFAKSKMEEIEAFADVGAFFDRPVRSYSSGMTVRVTFSIFAAFEPEVLIVDEALSVGDIFFVQKCTRRIRELLENGTTLLLASHDAGAITNLCDRAILLEQGTVSFQGEPVDAIARYHAALRQGGVQKTHGKWERPEETPEQAQQVATQRGTRLAQRILDANTLDDNEDQERRYGEGGLRIIACQICDDQERDATILGIGDTLHVRVLVEATQAVQSPRVGIRLIDRFGTQVFGQGTLQQDTEMPALGPGDRLVVSFQLELQLKPGEYTLGLSASEPDDSGDPNGALFHDHINGLGPIRINHPAHQPLPFFGTARLPLSVSCEPAGRETTTTVEASS; this is encoded by the coding sequence GTGCAAGACTCCACTCTCACACGCACGACCGAATCCGTCCCTGACGACAACTGGGCCGTGCGCTGCGATGGCATCGGCAAGCGATTCAAGCTCTACAACAACCCCTGGCACCGCATCGCCGAGTGGTCCACGCTCAACCGCCTGAATCTCCACCGCGACTTCTGGGCCGTCCGGGACGTGAGCTTCGGTCTCCGCAAGGGCGAGTGCCTGGGCGTTGTCGGCCGCAACGGCAGCGGCAAGAGCACCCTGCTGAAGATGGTCACGGGCGTCAGCATACCCACCGAGGGCACGGCCACCCTCAGCGGCAGGGTGCTGAGCCTCATCGAACTGGGTGCGGGCCTCAACAAGGACCTCACCGGCCGCCAGAACGTCCACAACATGGCGCGGCTGCTCAACTTTCCCCCGGGCTTTGCGAAGTCCAAGATGGAAGAAATCGAAGCGTTCGCCGACGTCGGCGCGTTCTTTGATCGGCCGGTCCGAAGCTACAGCAGCGGGATGACCGTCCGCGTCACCTTCAGCATCTTCGCCGCCTTCGAGCCCGAGGTGCTCATCGTTGACGAAGCGCTCAGCGTGGGCGATATCTTCTTTGTCCAGAAGTGCACGCGACGCATCCGCGAACTCCTCGAAAACGGCACCACCCTGCTGCTGGCCAGCCACGACGCCGGCGCGATCACCAATCTCTGCGACCGTGCGATCCTGCTCGAGCAGGGCACCGTCTCGTTTCAGGGCGAGCCGGTGGACGCCATCGCGCGCTACCACGCCGCGCTTCGTCAGGGTGGAGTGCAGAAGACCCACGGCAAGTGGGAACGCCCCGAAGAAACGCCCGAGCAAGCCCAGCAGGTCGCCACCCAACGCGGTACCCGCCTGGCCCAGCGCATTCTCGACGCCAACACTCTCGACGACAATGAGGATCAAGAACGCCGTTACGGCGAGGGCGGCCTCCGCATCATCGCCTGCCAGATCTGTGACGATCAGGAACGCGACGCAACCATCCTGGGCATTGGCGACACGCTCCACGTGCGTGTGTTGGTCGAGGCGACCCAGGCTGTCCAGAGCCCGCGCGTGGGCATCCGCCTCATCGACCGCTTCGGCACCCAGGTCTTCGGCCAGGGCACACTCCAGCAAGACACCGAGATGCCCGCCCTCGGCCCTGGCGATCGGCTCGTGGTCTCGTTCCAGCTCGAACTCCAGCTCAAACCCGGCGAATACACCCTGGGCCTCTCGGCGAGCGAGCCAGACGATTCCGGCGATCCAAACGGCGCCCTCTTCCACGACCACATCAACGGACTCGGACCCATCCGCATCAACCACCCCGCCCACCAGCCGCTCCCGTTCTTTGGGACCGCCCGCCTGCCGCTGTCCGTGTCGTGCGAGCCCGCCGGTCGTGAGACAACGACCACCGTTGAGGCCTCGTCGTGA
- a CDS encoding HlyD family efflux transporter periplasmic adaptor subunit, which produces MSERPTFSPMWSRVRAMKPRLRSHTQITRQHYRGRRWHVVHDPASNQFYRLTPMAYEFVCLLDGKRTVEETWHLCLETHGDAAPTQVETVELISQLYNANLLKADDTPETDQLLRRGRERVKKKAIGQAMGIMYFRIRLFNPDSIFTALEPIVRPLLNRWGFIAWCVLLFSALLALASEAGALFDSTRFQGAIAPANWPWLMVVFVISKIIHESGHGLVCKRFGGQVPELGIMMLVMFPAPFVDASSTWAFASKWQRMSVGAAGMIFELAAASIAGFVWLATLDTGGVVNQFAYSAMLTASISTILFNANPLMRFDGYYILSDLLEAPNLMQRAQNLIKYQFQKHMYRIKNAKPPTIQPGEKPWLITYGWAAMAYRVFLFFSITLFVMGQMFGLGLVLAIWTAAVWFIMPFGKWTHWLATSPQIADKRSRAVLTSILAVGAAGLLLGAVPMPDHRRASAVVESERFTGVFAGADGFVADVLVSPGEYVTADQTIAIAENPELLAQLAQTSGQFRELEARFKAAMAQGVPIADLMTERRAVLLERLAFLEERVASLTMRAPHDGFISDDPRKLAGQYVQLGQPICTVVASNDIRVVASMDQRQADWLQTMNFEDDFSAEIRRHTQPGVAFDVTEFVRRDAGDRSLPHPALADIGGGQVQTDRREGQSPQAMRPRFIVEMEANFDGATTTLPPMPGERVAVRFSLPPRPLLGQWVDRLRQLVQGRIDI; this is translated from the coding sequence ATGAGCGAACGCCCGACCTTCAGCCCGATGTGGAGCCGCGTGCGTGCGATGAAGCCGCGCCTGCGCTCGCACACGCAGATCACCCGCCAGCACTACCGCGGCCGGCGATGGCACGTGGTGCACGACCCGGCCAGCAACCAGTTCTACCGCCTCACGCCCATGGCCTACGAGTTCGTGTGCCTGCTCGACGGCAAGCGCACGGTCGAAGAAACCTGGCACCTGTGCCTGGAAACCCACGGCGACGCGGCGCCGACGCAGGTGGAGACGGTCGAGCTCATCAGCCAGCTCTACAACGCCAACCTGCTGAAGGCCGACGACACGCCCGAGACCGACCAGCTCCTGCGCCGCGGCCGCGAGCGCGTGAAGAAGAAGGCCATCGGCCAGGCCATGGGCATCATGTACTTCCGCATCCGGCTGTTCAATCCGGATTCGATCTTCACGGCCCTCGAGCCCATCGTGCGGCCGCTGCTCAACCGCTGGGGCTTCATCGCCTGGTGCGTGCTGCTGTTCAGCGCCCTGCTCGCCCTGGCGAGCGAGGCGGGTGCGCTGTTCGACTCGACCCGCTTCCAGGGCGCCATCGCCCCGGCCAACTGGCCCTGGCTCATGGTCGTGTTCGTGATTAGCAAGATCATCCACGAGAGCGGCCACGGCCTGGTGTGCAAGCGATTCGGCGGCCAAGTGCCCGAACTCGGCATCATGATGCTCGTCATGTTCCCGGCACCATTTGTCGACGCGTCGAGCACCTGGGCCTTCGCCAGCAAGTGGCAGCGGATGTCCGTCGGCGCGGCGGGCATGATCTTCGAGCTGGCCGCGGCCTCCATCGCGGGGTTCGTGTGGCTGGCCACCCTCGACACCGGCGGCGTGGTCAACCAGTTCGCCTACAGCGCGATGCTGACAGCCAGCATCAGCACGATCCTCTTCAACGCCAACCCGCTCATGCGTTTCGATGGCTACTACATCCTTAGCGACCTGCTCGAGGCCCCGAACCTCATGCAGCGGGCCCAGAACCTCATCAAGTACCAGTTTCAGAAGCACATGTACCGCATCAAGAACGCCAAGCCCCCCACCATCCAGCCCGGCGAGAAGCCCTGGCTCATCACCTATGGCTGGGCAGCCATGGCCTACCGCGTGTTCCTGTTCTTCTCGATCACGCTGTTCGTGATGGGCCAGATGTTCGGGCTGGGGCTCGTGCTGGCGATCTGGACCGCCGCGGTGTGGTTCATCATGCCCTTCGGCAAGTGGACGCACTGGCTGGCGACCAGCCCGCAGATCGCCGACAAGCGCTCTCGCGCCGTGCTCACGAGTATCCTGGCTGTTGGTGCCGCTGGATTGCTGCTGGGGGCCGTGCCGATGCCCGACCACCGGCGCGCCAGCGCGGTCGTCGAGAGCGAGCGGTTCACCGGCGTGTTCGCGGGTGCCGACGGATTCGTGGCCGACGTGCTCGTGAGCCCGGGCGAATACGTCACGGCAGATCAGACCATCGCCATCGCCGAGAATCCCGAGTTGCTCGCACAGTTGGCGCAGACCTCGGGACAATTCCGTGAGCTCGAGGCCCGGTTCAAGGCGGCCATGGCCCAGGGCGTGCCCATCGCCGATCTCATGACCGAGCGGCGGGCCGTGCTGCTCGAACGCCTGGCGTTCCTTGAGGAACGAGTCGCGTCACTGACGATGCGCGCGCCGCACGACGGGTTCATCTCGGACGATCCCCGCAAGCTCGCGGGGCAGTACGTCCAGTTGGGCCAGCCCATCTGCACCGTGGTGGCCAGCAACGACATCCGCGTGGTCGCCTCCATGGACCAGCGCCAGGCCGACTGGCTCCAGACCATGAATTTCGAGGACGATTTCTCGGCCGAGATCCGCCGGCACACCCAGCCTGGGGTCGCGTTCGATGTCACCGAGTTTGTCCGTCGCGACGCGGGCGATCGCTCGCTGCCCCATCCCGCCCTGGCTGATATCGGCGGCGGCCAGGTGCAGACGGATCGTCGGGAGGGACAATCGCCCCAGGCCATGCGTCCACGATTCATCGTCGAGATGGAAGCCAATTTCGATGGGGCGACGACCACGCTCCCACCCATGCCGGGCGAGCGCGTGGCCGTCCGCTTCTCGCTCCCCCCCCGTCCGCTGCTGGGCCAATGGGTCGATCGCCTCCGCCAGCTCGTGCAGGGGCGCATCGACATCTAA
- a CDS encoding alkyl hydroperoxide reductase, with protein sequence MTNSGDSRGWAFWWLWAAGVYNILWGAAVVLFPSLLFDLVEMERPVYPQLWQCIGMIVGVYGVGYIIAARDHRRHWPIVLVGLLGKVFGPIGFAQAVLAGDLPVGFGATILTNDLVWWIPFSLMLRDAWKRSGRSA encoded by the coding sequence ATGACCAACTCTGGTGACTCTCGCGGCTGGGCGTTCTGGTGGCTCTGGGCCGCGGGCGTGTACAACATCCTCTGGGGCGCGGCGGTCGTCCTGTTTCCCAGCCTGCTCTTTGATCTGGTGGAGATGGAGCGCCCCGTCTATCCCCAGCTTTGGCAGTGCATCGGGATGATCGTTGGTGTGTACGGCGTGGGCTACATCATCGCCGCGAGGGACCATCGCCGACACTGGCCCATCGTGCTGGTGGGTTTGCTGGGGAAGGTGTTCGGGCCCATCGGTTTCGCGCAGGCCGTCTTGGCCGGCGATCTTCCGGTAGGTTTTGGTGCGACCATCCTCACGAACGATCTGGTCTGGTGGATCCCATTCTCGCTCATGCTGCGTGACGCGTGGAAGCGGTCCGGGCGGTCGGCATGA